The following are from one region of the Ardenticatenales bacterium genome:
- the gatB gene encoding Asp-tRNA(Asn)/Glu-tRNA(Gln) amidotransferase subunit GatB translates to MTNYELVVGLEVHAELLTESKMFCGCRVVDSVTAQPNSAVCPVCLGMPGMLPVINRRAVDFALRVALALHCTIHEHNIFARKNYFYPDLPKGYQISQYELPLATDGWLDITLESGETRRIGVRRVHMEEDTGKNTHLSDGSSLVDYNRSGVPLLEIVSEPDLRTPEEVYAYGVKLRQVLRYLGVNSGDMEKGVLRVEPNISVRPVGSTDFGTRTEVKNLNSFRALAGATAFEFARQVAALEAGESVVQETRGWDEGRRVTFSQRVKEAAEDYRYFPEPDLPALSIPPIWIEQARAALPELPDARITRYRHNFGLSAYDAHILTDERAVSDWFDAAIATGGDPRQVANWMINSLFSLMNEHKQEIDRIRVTPAGLVELISLVEAETINQNTGKEVLAEMFRGGEPAPAIVAARGLAQISDADALAPIVSQVLAQNEAQVAAYHAGKTQLRGWFVGQVMKATRGKANPTLVNKLLDERL, encoded by the coding sequence ATGACAAATTATGAATTAGTCGTGGGGTTGGAAGTCCACGCCGAACTGCTGACGGAATCGAAAATGTTTTGCGGCTGCCGCGTCGTGGACAGCGTCACGGCGCAGCCGAACAGCGCCGTTTGCCCCGTTTGCCTGGGGATGCCGGGGATGCTGCCGGTGATCAACCGGCGGGCGGTGGATTTTGCCCTGCGTGTGGCCCTGGCGCTGCACTGTACCATTCACGAACATAACATTTTTGCGCGCAAGAATTACTTTTACCCGGACTTGCCCAAGGGGTATCAAATCAGCCAGTACGAGCTGCCACTGGCGACGGACGGCTGGCTAGACATCACGCTGGAGTCGGGAGAGACGCGGCGCATTGGCGTCCGCCGCGTCCACATGGAGGAGGATACGGGCAAAAATACACACCTCTCCGATGGCTCCTCCCTGGTGGATTACAACCGCTCCGGCGTGCCGTTGTTGGAGATTGTGTCGGAACCGGATTTACGCACACCGGAGGAGGTGTATGCCTATGGCGTAAAGCTGCGGCAGGTGCTGCGCTACCTGGGGGTGAATTCGGGCGACATGGAGAAGGGGGTGCTGCGCGTGGAGCCAAACATCAGTGTACGCCCGGTGGGGTCCACGGACTTCGGCACGCGCACGGAGGTGAAGAACCTGAACAGTTTCCGCGCCCTGGCGGGCGCGACGGCGTTTGAGTTCGCGCGGCAGGTGGCGGCGCTGGAGGCGGGGGAGTCTGTCGTGCAGGAAACGCGCGGCTGGGACGAGGGGCGGCGGGTGACTTTCTCGCAGCGGGTGAAGGAGGCGGCGGAGGATTATCGCTACTTTCCGGAACCGGATTTGCCGGCACTTTCCATCCCCCCTATCTGGATCGAACAGGCCCGCGCCGCCCTGCCCGAACTCCCCGACGCCCGCATCACCCGCTATCGCCACAATTTTGGCCTCTCCGCCTACGACGCCCACATCCTCACCGACGAGCGCGCCGTCTCCGACTGGTTTGACGCCGCCATCGCCACCGGCGGCGACCCGCGCCAGGTCGCCAACTGGATGATCAACAGCCTGTTCAGCCTCATGAACGAACACAAACAGGAAATTGACCGGATTCGCGTGACACCGGCGGGTTTGGTAGAACTAATCAGCCTGGTGGAAGCTGAGACGATTAACCAGAACACGGGCAAGGAGGTGCTGGCGGAAATGTTCCGCGGCGGCGAGCCGGCGCCGGCCATCGTCGCCGCCCGCGGTCTGGCGCAAATCTCCGACGCCGACGCCCTGGCGCCAATCGTGAGCCAGGTTTTGGCGCAAAATGAAGCACAGGTGGCCGCTTACCATGCCGGCAAAACACAACTCCGCGGCTGGTTCGTGGGGCAGGTCATGAAAGCCACGCGAGGCAAAGCCAACCCAACCCTGGTCAACAAGCTGTTGGACGAACGCCTTTGA
- a CDS encoding substrate-binding domain-containing protein, which produces MILALFVLGACNVTNETPEETPTSAAPPPVTIGLLLSNRQNPFFAALQQGAQEAATRGGATLIVEDAQDDAQKQAEQIEALIRRPVSALLINPVNGEALQAVLGEAANAGIPVFTVDRSIDSPNIVAHIASDNVSGGEMAGSYLAEIINQKGRVVELQGILSTSAAQDRGRGFNNVITIYPNIQLVAQETANFNRAEGHDVFAGILANNDQIDAVFAQNDEMILGAIDAAKEAGRADRIVFVGFDAIDDAITALENGELSATIAQQPKEMGRLGVESAMEYLGGEDVSSFIAVDLALITR; this is translated from the coding sequence ATGATACTGGCGTTGTTTGTTCTCGGCGCCTGCAACGTTACAAACGAAACCCCGGAAGAGACGCCGACGTCTGCCGCTCCCCCGCCGGTGACCATTGGCCTGCTGCTCTCGAACCGGCAAAATCCGTTTTTTGCCGCGCTGCAACAAGGGGCGCAGGAGGCGGCCACTCGCGGTGGAGCGACATTGATTGTGGAGGATGCGCAGGATGACGCACAAAAGCAGGCGGAACAGATTGAGGCGTTGATCAGGCGCCCGGTGAGCGCGCTGCTCATCAATCCGGTGAATGGGGAAGCCCTGCAAGCGGTATTGGGGGAAGCGGCAAATGCCGGCATTCCCGTCTTCACCGTAGACAGGAGCATTGACAGCCCAAACATCGTCGCTCATATCGCCTCCGACAACGTCTCCGGCGGCGAAATGGCCGGCAGCTACCTGGCGGAAATCATCAACCAGAAAGGGCGCGTCGTCGAATTGCAAGGCATCCTCAGCACGTCCGCCGCCCAGGACCGCGGGCGCGGCTTCAACAACGTGATCACCATCTACCCCAATATCCAGCTTGTTGCCCAGGAAACCGCGAACTTTAATCGAGCCGAGGGACATGACGTATTTGCCGGCATTCTCGCCAACAACGACCAGATCGACGCCGTCTTTGCCCAAAACGACGAAATGATCCTGGGCGCAATCGACGCCGCCAAGGAAGCAGGCCGCGCCGACCGGATCGTGTTTGTCGGTTTTGACGCCATTGACGACGCCATTACCGCCCTGGAAAACGGCGAATTATCCGCCACCATCGCGCAGCAGCCCAAAGAAATGGGTCGGCTCGGTGTGGAAAGCGCCATGGAGTACCTCGGCGGTGAGGACGTCTCCTCCTTCATCGCGGTTGATCTGGCCCTCATCACACGTTAG
- a CDS encoding GAF domain-containing protein, with protein sequence MLDHIRAFMAPPRFSDSEEARTARLLNTAIWAVIIATSLTGISLTFIGVDFSAGTATSAITGGSSMMLVLLMFGLRRLLHRGHVRAASILLAATLFTIITLNTIVFGGVRNSGTSGFVLAIILSSLLLNDRTILIIFTTGSVLATFVVYYLESVGLIFVPLAPTAGLIDWLLFATIFSLVALLVQYAVRNLNDALDRANRSEQDLAESNRRLQELNLSLEERVAERTRALELSTVVSRRLSTILDEARLISAIVSEIQRAFKYYHVHIYLLDEANGRLVMASGTGEAGEQMRQAGHALPLGRGLVGRAGQTQSTVLVPNTSLSAEWLPNPLLPETKAEIAVPIALGERVLGVLDVQHNVINGLGIQDTDLLESIASQAAIALQNAGTLREAQQRAEQEATLNTIVQKIQSTTSINDALQVTVRELGHALGAPAAQVRLASAQEIGHRNGESA encoded by the coding sequence ATGCTCGACCACATCCGGGCGTTCATGGCTCCCCCAAGATTTTCCGATAGCGAAGAAGCGCGCACTGCCCGCCTGCTCAACACCGCTATATGGGCTGTGATCATCGCCACCAGTCTCACGGGCATCTCGCTAACCTTCATCGGCGTCGACTTCTCCGCCGGGACCGCGACATCGGCGATCACAGGAGGCAGCAGCATGATGCTGGTGCTCCTCATGTTCGGGCTGCGCCGCTTGCTCCATCGCGGCCATGTACGTGCGGCGAGCATCTTGCTGGCGGCCACGTTATTCACCATTATCACGTTAAACACGATCGTGTTTGGCGGCGTGCGCAATTCCGGCACCAGCGGTTTCGTGCTGGCCATCATCCTTTCCAGTCTACTGCTGAATGACCGCACCATTCTCATTATTTTCACCACAGGCAGTGTGCTGGCGACTTTCGTGGTGTATTACCTGGAATCTGTCGGCCTCATCTTCGTCCCCCTGGCCCCCACCGCCGGCCTCATTGACTGGCTTCTGTTCGCCACCATCTTTTCCCTCGTCGCCCTCCTGGTGCAATACGCCGTCAGGAACCTGAACGACGCGCTCGACCGCGCCAACCGCAGTGAGCAAGATCTGGCGGAAAGCAACCGCCGCCTGCAAGAGCTAAACCTGTCCCTGGAAGAGCGCGTCGCCGAACGCACCCGCGCCCTGGAGTTAAGCACCGTTGTTAGTCGTCGCCTCTCCACGATCCTTGATGAGGCGCGACTGATTTCCGCTATCGTTTCCGAAATTCAACGCGCCTTCAAATACTATCACGTACATATCTATCTGCTTGACGAAGCCAACGGTCGCCTCGTCATGGCTAGCGGCACCGGTGAGGCGGGCGAGCAGATGCGGCAAGCCGGACACGCGCTGCCGCTGGGGCGTGGTCTGGTGGGACGAGCCGGTCAAACCCAATCCACCGTTCTCGTTCCGAATACATCGCTCTCGGCGGAATGGCTGCCCAATCCCTTGCTGCCGGAAACAAAAGCGGAGATAGCTGTGCCTATTGCGTTGGGCGAGCGCGTGCTCGGGGTCTTGGATGTGCAGCACAATGTGATCAATGGCCTGGGCATTCAGGATACGGATCTCTTGGAGTCTATCGCCAGTCAGGCCGCTATTGCTCTGCAAAATGCCGGCACGCTCCGCGAAGCCCAACAACGCGCCGAACAAGAGGCCACCCTCAACACCATCGTGCAAAAAATCCAGTCCACAACCTCCATCAACGATGCCTTGCAAGTCACCGTGCGCGAATTAGGGCACGCCCTCGGCGCGCCCGCGGCGCAAGTGCGGCTGGCATCCGCCCAAGAGATAGGGCATCGTAATGGAGAAAGCGCCTGA
- a CDS encoding VOC family protein, whose amino-acid sequence MELGAFSISLAVKDIKASQAFYEQLGFQAVMGDASQNWLILKNGTHVIGLFQGMFEKNILTFNPGWDSNAQKLDSFTDVRELQRQLKAQGVALVSEADETTTGPAHITLLDPDGNPILIDQHV is encoded by the coding sequence ATGGAACTCGGCGCATTTTCAATTAGCCTGGCGGTGAAGGACATCAAGGCTTCGCAGGCGTTCTACGAACAACTTGGCTTCCAGGCCGTCATGGGAGACGCCTCCCAAAACTGGCTCATTCTCAAAAATGGCACACACGTCATCGGCCTGTTCCAGGGGATGTTTGAAAAGAACATCCTCACCTTCAACCCCGGTTGGGACAGCAACGCGCAAAAATTGGACAGCTTCACCGATGTGCGCGAGCTGCAGCGTCAACTGAAAGCGCAAGGCGTAGCATTAGTCAGCGAAGCAGACGAAACCACCACCGGCCCCGCCCACATCACGTTACTCGACCCCGACGGCAACCCTATCCTCATCGATCAGCACGTTTAA
- a CDS encoding GAF domain-containing protein, whose amino-acid sequence MLDRLKEFVAPPPYEDARDQRTANLLNTLAWVTLLMALLSTIVGVVVARPTIINLFLRTLPIILCLVATLWAIRTYRLRLASFIFVYPLWIVLLLLSFIGGGIRSPTFNSLVIIIMIASFVLGGQYGIQVTILTIFVGGLMVMAEYQGWLPASQFATPPFVYWLAIAAGLITVTTLFSLFIRNFEQSMEQVHESNQKLRQIQQQQEYRIQERTRALQLAADVSRQLSTILNQPDLIGAVVHQVQIAFNYYHVHIYLLDDAQQSLIMAGGTGTAGQTLLKNRHAVPVGHGLVGTAAQSRQPVLVPDVFADARWQSNPLLPETRAEAAVPILIGGQLSGILDVQQNVRDGLSQSDVDLLQLIASQVAIGLQNAHSYEVARSQAAYERRINAIERKIQQAHTIEEVLAVAATELGQVLNARQASVLLNAMPVAKSQIEVR is encoded by the coding sequence ATGCTTGACCGGCTCAAAGAGTTTGTCGCCCCGCCCCCTTACGAAGACGCGCGCGACCAGCGCACCGCCAACCTTCTCAACACCTTAGCCTGGGTCACGCTGCTGATGGCCTTGCTCTCCACCATCGTCGGCGTTGTTGTCGCTCGCCCCACCATCATCAATCTCTTCCTACGCACCCTGCCCATTATTCTTTGCCTCGTCGCCACTCTTTGGGCCATACGCACCTATCGCCTGCGCCTTGCCAGTTTCATTTTCGTCTATCCCCTGTGGATAGTCCTCCTCTTGCTCTCCTTCATCGGCGGTGGCATCCGTTCGCCCACCTTCAACAGCCTGGTCATTATCATCATGATCGCCAGTTTCGTCCTCGGCGGGCAATATGGCATACAGGTCACCATTCTCACCATCTTTGTTGGCGGACTGATGGTCATGGCGGAATATCAAGGATGGCTGCCGGCATCCCAATTCGCCACCCCGCCCTTCGTTTACTGGCTGGCGATTGCCGCGGGTCTCATCACCGTCACCACCCTCTTCTCTCTCTTCATCCGCAACTTTGAGCAAAGCATGGAACAGGTCCACGAATCCAATCAAAAATTGCGGCAAATACAACAGCAGCAAGAGTACCGTATTCAAGAACGCACCCGGGCGCTGCAACTGGCGGCGGACGTCAGCCGCCAGCTTTCCACCATTCTCAACCAACCCGACCTGATCGGCGCAGTTGTGCATCAGGTACAAATCGCCTTCAACTATTATCACGTACATATCTACCTGCTGGACGACGCCCAACAGAGCCTGATAATGGCTGGAGGAACGGGCACGGCCGGGCAAACGCTGCTGAAAAACCGTCACGCCGTGCCCGTTGGCCACGGGCTTGTGGGCACGGCGGCGCAAAGTCGCCAGCCCGTACTGGTTCCGGACGTTTTCGCGGACGCCCGCTGGCAATCCAACCCCTTGCTGCCGGAAACACGCGCCGAAGCAGCCGTGCCTATCCTCATTGGGGGCCAGCTCAGCGGCATCCTCGATGTACAGCAAAACGTGCGCGATGGTCTGTCTCAAAGCGACGTGGACCTGCTGCAATTAATCGCCAGCCAGGTGGCAATCGGCTTGCAAAACGCGCATTCCTATGAGGTTGCCCGGTCACAGGCCGCGTATGAACGGCGCATCAATGCGATTGAGCGAAAAATCCAGCAAGCCCATACGATTGAAGAAGTGCTGGCTGTAGCCGCCACGGAATTGGGACAGGTTCTTAACGCGCGGCAGGCGTCCGTTCTCCTGAACGCCATGCCCGTCGCCAAAAGTCAAATAGAAGTGAGGTAG